The following nucleotide sequence is from Terriglobia bacterium.
TCCGAATCGCCACCTTCGGATCCAGCTTGTGCAATACCTGCGTGATCGCCGACGTCAACGTCGTCTTGCCGTGGTCAATGTGCCCGATCGTCCCGATGTTGACGTGCGGCTTGCTGCGATCGAATTTCTCCTTCGCCATATGTCTCTCCTAGCTTTGCTACAGCCTCGACCTGATGATTGCCTCGATATCGATGACGGCCAACTTAAAGAATTTTGGATTTTGGAATTTGGATTTTGGATTGTGGGTCCTGGAAGAAAAGATCACGAAGTCCATTCTGCACCTGGACTCTGCATTGATCCCTCACTTCCATTTGTCCTTTCAAATCAGAAATCCAAAATCTAAAATCCAAAATCCTTATGGATTCCCCACTTCTCATTTGTCCTTTCAAATCCAAAATCGCAAATCCAAAATCTAAAATTCCTAGAGTTGTGGAGCCCACGATCAGAATTGAACTGATGACCTCGTCCTTACCAAGGACGCGCTCTGCCAACTTAAAGAATTTTGGATTTTGGAATTTGGATTTTGGATTGTGGGTCCTGGAAGAAAAGATCACGAAGTCCATTCTGCACCTGGACTCTGCATTGATCCCTCACTTCCATTTGTCCTTTCAAATCTAAAATCCAAAATCTAAAATCCAAAATCCTTATTGATCTCCCACTTCTCATTTGTCCTTTCAAATCCAAAATCGCAAATCCAAAATTCCTAGAGTTGTGGAGCCCACGATCAGAATTGAACTGATGACCTCGTCCTTACCAAGGACGCGCTCTGCCAACTGAGCTACGTGGGCTGAAACTCTGGAGCGGGAGACGGGACTCGAACCCGCGACCAATAGCTTGGAAGGCTATGACTCTGCCAACTGAGTTACTCCCGCTCGCCAAAGGATTTTGGATTGTGGCTTGTGGATTTTGGATTGGTTCTTCTCAAGCGTACAAATCCAAAATCGCAAATCCAAAATCTAAAATTCCTAGAGTCGCTGGTGGAGAGGGAAGGATTCGAACCTTCGTAGTCCCGAAGGACGCTGGGTTTACAGCCCAGTGCCATTAACCGCTCGACCACCTCTCCCAAAAACCTGCAGATGCGGGATTCCTGGGCCTGCCCTCGACCTCAGGAGTGGATCTAAGAACCGCGGAAGCCGAACACCCTTCACGTCTCCGGCCGCTGAACATCGTGCCCAAACAGTCGGACTCTAACAACCTCGCCCCGCCGCGCCTGGGTTCGCAAATCCTATTCCCGCTGCCGCCGCTATAGCAGAAATGCCGTTCCCGCTCTCCTCAAATGGAGCTGGCGAGAGGATTTGAACCCCCGACCCGCTGATTACAAATCAGCTGCTCTACCAACTGAGCTACGCCAGCGCTGACAAAGCTATTAGTCTAACATTGTCGCGATAGGTCTGCAACCTTAAAAAAGGACACACTACTCCACGGCAAGCCGAACCAAGTCAACCATATAATACCTTTTTGCCAACCGCTGTCACGGGCTAAATTCAACGATCGAGCCGGACCTCGGCCAGCGCCAGCCAGTCGGCAACCAGATCGCCCTGCGGACCGCCCGAAATCCGTATCTCCAAATACGCATCTCCCGCTCCGCTCAGATCGAGCGCGATTTCGAGCGGGATCCAGTCACGGTCCTCAGCCTTCCTGCCGGCATCAAAGTAGCGCCCGTAGACCTGTTTGAGGGCACCGGCGCCTCCTACGAGCACGTCCATCTGCAACCCATCCCCGATATTGAAGACCGGCGTCGCCAGCAACTTCAAGGTGTGGGTCCCTGACAGTCCCGCAAGGCTGGCACGAATCTCAAGCGGCGCGACCAGAGTCATCGCATCTTCCCGCCTGCCGTTGCGGGTAACCACCGCATGCCGATTGAAGGAACCACTGCTCCCCTCTGCGGCCGAAATGTGCCGGCCGATGGTGAATCGATCAGCCAGATCGATCGCGCCCGCGGCAGGCCGATGCGGTTGCGGCGGCGGAGTGCATCCCGCCCCGGCTATTTCTCCGCAGAGGGCGCACAGTATGCTGAGATGGGCGAACGCTCGTTTCATTTCGTTTCCTTCGGCGTCAAAAGAGCTTGCGCGAACGCCCCCGTGATCCCGCTCGGCCCGCTCGCACCATAACGAAATGCAAGCGTCTCACCCGCGGCGACGCTCGCCGGCAGCAAAAGCCGCACAGGCTGCCACTCCCGATCCTCCTTTCGCGTTCCCGGACAGAGACCCTTTTCGATCCGCGACAGGATTTTGCCGCGCGCATCACAATGCAGAATCTCGAATTCAAAAACGGTGTCGCCCGCAGACGCGCCATCATGCAGCACGCCAATTTGAAGGTTCAAAAGCATGGAGTGGCGCAGTTCCCAGGGATATGTAATTCGAGTTCCGGGCTTGGCCAGAACGGCTGTTGTGCCTCCCCCGATAGGCACCAGGCCAGGCCAGGGCATCACCCCGGAGGCGCTTTCCAGGCGTGCCCATGGAAGCCTTTCCACCATGAAACTGACCTGACGGATCTCAAGGGTCTCCAGGCTCTGCGCTGAAAGCGAAAATGGGATCAATCCCCATGCGGTGGAGTAGAAGCCTGCCGGTGTACGCCAGTCCATAGTCCGGAAAGGCGTGCGCAGGTCAAAAGAGAGGCTGGCGTACGGGATGGTCATGGAGACCAGATCCGCAGGTGCATCGTAGGGCATGGCCAACTTCGGTTTGACGAGCAGGCTGCCTCCGCGCACGGAAGACTCCCGAGCCGGCAGCGGTTCTGCCCCGATCCGCGCGAAGTAGCAGCGGAATCCCCATTCGCCGGTGACATAGGAGTCGAGACCGGAAGACAGGCGGGAAAAAGCGGCGGCGGCGCGCGGATAAATGCGGGCAAACTCGAAATCCGCCTGAGCCAGGAACAGTCCCCACGCCAGCGACAGGACCAGGCTGCCACTCGCAACCATGGCCGAATTCAAGATCGGGCTCCGGTCCGAGCGATACTCCGACACCTCGCTGACCTCGAGCCACCGGAAGAAAAAGATCAAAAGGGGTGGAACCAGCGGCAGGATATAGCGCGCCGAGCCCCCCGTAAAGAGAATCAGGCAATATGCCGCGACGCCGAAATACCAGAGCGCGATGAATTGCGCCTCCACGCGCGTGAACCCGAACACCTCGTCTGTTCCCCTCACGAAGGCCTTCCTGAGCAGGGCCAGCATGCGCACCGTAATGAACAGACCGGTGACCAGCCCGACGACGAAAATGGCTTTGTCCACTATGCGATAACCGGGAACTTCCGCCTGGGCCGCGTAAATGGAGACCAGCAGCGCCAAGCCGAAAACGCGTCCCTTCATTCCCCGCGCAAAGATATAGAGCAGGAAGAACGGAAATACGATCAGCCAGCCCTGGTATTGGAGCAGCGCCAGCGCTTTGGTGCCGAGCAGACCTGGAGCGGCGGCCTGGTTCGACTGGACGTACGCGAACGTGTCCCGTAGCACAAGCCGGCCATAATGGGCGGAAGTCACTCCGAGCCACGCGCACATGCCGGCCAGGGGCAGGAGCAGCGAGAACCAGCCGGCAGCCCGCCCGCGTTTGCGGATGTGGTAGAAGCCGAGCAGGGGCACCAGCGCGATGGCCTGATAACTCGCGAACATGGCGGCAAACTGGAACAGGGCGCTTGCCACATACAGACCCTTCCGACTCAATTCAGTGGCCCACAGGAAACAGGCGCTGGCGGCCAGCCAGAAGGCCAGCGTCGGCAGGTCCGCCATCAGCGTGTGCTCCATGATCAGGACCAGCGGGCAGACCGACATGACCAGTGATGGCCAGATCGGTCTCTCCACGAAAACGGCGGCAATGAAGTACATGGACACGGCCGCGAGCAAGGGGAACAGCAGCGCCACCGTATGAAATATCCATTCCCTGCCTTCTCCCTCGCCGGCAAAACGCTGCACAACCGCCAGGAAATACGCCTGCAGCGGCGGGTGGGAATGGGACGCCATGTCGGGCACATGGAAGCCGCCAAAATCGTAAGGCACATCATACGGGTGCAACGGATGGGCTCGGGCGCCGCGCGCCATGTCCATATAAAAGCTGTCGTCCATGTGAAAGGGCTGAGACAGGAAAGGAACGGCACAGCCGATCACGACGAGGACGAGCAATGCCAGGTCGCGATGCACCTGGAAACGCTGCCAGGCCGGGTAACGAGTCGACGCTTTCATAAAAGCCTCAACGCGGAGCACGCAGGGCGCGTAGAGGAGCATGGAATGGAGCTCTGACGGTAGGAAGAAACGATGTCCTTCTCCGCATCGACTCTTCGGGGTCCATCCTCCTCAGTGGAGCTGCGGTGAATGGAGTAGAGGCGCGCGCAACTGCCGTCGGGGAGAATATAGAGTTCCACGAGCCGGAAGGTGCGCGGGTCATCCACAATGATCTCGCTCAGCGCCCGGCTGAATCCCGTCGTCCATGACATTCCCTGATCGCCGTCGGTCATGACCACATATTGAAAGCCGTCGAATGCCTGAACCCCATCGGGCTGGGTCCTCAGGTGCCGGACATGCACGGGCCACCCTCGCAACCGTGCCGTAAGAGTGAAATTCATCGCATTAAACCGGGGCAGATCTGGAATCAGAGCAAGGTCCGGAGGGGCATTTCTGGTTCGGGCATCCTCGGCTACTTTGCCGAGAATCGCCTCCAGCTTCCAGTCTTCGCGGCGTGGCGCTCCCAGAACATGGAAATAGTGCTGAAGGTAAAGATTCCAGTCCCAACGCAGGCTGCCGCTGTAGCCGTGCGCCAGCACGATCTCCTGCGGGAGCCAGCGCACCCCGAAGTTGGCTGCATACGCCTGAAAGCCCAGGACCAGGGCCAGCCCGGCCTTGAGCACGTATACCTGCCGGGTGTTGCTCCAGGATTGCAGCCAGGCACCGGCCACGATGAACATGGGTCCGAGCAGCGGCATGGTGAAGCGGGGATCCTTGGTGCGCAAGAGGGTCATCGCGAGCCAGCCTCCGCACACTGCCGCGATGAGAAACTTACCGTCGCGCAGCAGGCGCCGCCTCCATGTGAAGACGACGGCAAGGATCAGAAGCAGGAACAGGATGCCGAAAAGCTGGTAGCCTTCCAGCAGCCGAAGGTAATAGATGAGCGATTGGAAGGAAAACACTCTCGGTTCGCCTTCCAGCGCGCCGACCTGCGCGTTCTCCATGAAGTAGCGCGTCAGGTTCGGCAGATTCGGGAGGTACCACACACCCGCTCCCAGACCTGCAACCAGAAGAGCGTCGGCGAGGTGAAGCATGCGCGCCCGGTCGCGCCAGATCCGGAACCGGATGCCCACATAGAGCAGGGGAAGAAAGAGAAATGCGGCGAAAAACCACTTTGTGAGCATCCCGAGAGCGCAAGTCAACCCGAAAAGGAAACTGCGAGAATGGGACTCGAACCCTTCCGTCTTCCGGAGCGCGACGAGGCCGGCCGCCACCCAGGCAGCAAGCCAGTAATCGAGCACCGTCTCGCGGGACATCCACAGCAGATACGGCGTCAGCGCTGTGAGCAGGCACGCCCACCTCGCCGCTCGCGCACCGGCTAGATCCCAGCCCAGCATGTAGACCGCCCAAAAAAGCAGCATCGTGGCCGGGATGTTGGCCAGAACCGCGATATGCGGGCTAGGATGAAAGATAAGGAAGCAAAGCGCGATCGTCATATGGACGAAGGGCGGATAGTTTCCGGAACGTGACGCCCACGACATCGCTTGCGCCGGCTCCCGGGACTGCGGCACGTAGTTGAGGGCATAGCTCTGATGCAGCGCCATGTCCCAAACAGGAGGGCGAGTGTCGCGCTGCAACCAAAGGATGTTCACGGCCCAGAGGGCGGCCGTGAACGCGAGCACGGTGACCAGGCACTGAGTCTGCCGTCCCATCGGCATCAATTCCCTTCTTTGATCGCGCGTACCCGAAAGCCGAGCGAAAACTCTCTGTTCTGATCCAGCGGGTCCAGAAAATACAGGAGCAGGGGCAGCAGCAGGCCGAAGAAGGGGGCCAGAGGAACGAACAGAATCCACCGCCAGCCTTGTTGAAAAAAGCCCAACAAACTGACACAACGCCGGGCACATACCCAGAAAAAACCACCCATTGGGCAGAGTAGGTCTACCCGAAGCGGCAAGTTTTCCAGGAGCAGGCGGACGCCGTGACGCGTGAATCGAAGGTAATCATGCGGCGCCTGGTGCTCCTCCCAGAGAAAAGGCACGACGAGAAAGAGCGAGCCGCCGGCCTTGAGGACACGGGCGAACTCGCTCAGCACTCGTCTGGGATCACGCGTATGCTCAAGGACCACCATGCAGAGAACGCAGTCCACGGAGCCCGATCCGAGGGGCAGATGTTCCAGATCCGCCTGAACATCGAGGTGAGAGTAGTCCCAATCCGGATCCCCGGTTCCCGAATCCAAGGCCACATAGCGCCCGCGCGTGAAATATCGTCTATGACGCGCTTCGCCCGCGCCTGCATCAAGCACCACCTGCCCGTCCGCGATCCGGGCTGCAGCGACCTTCGCTTCCGATTCGACGATCTCCTGAATCGGATCCAGCCGCGCGACCAGAAAATGCGGCAGCAACTTTTCTGCAAGCGACTTCAGTCGCGGATTTATCAAGCTACTCTCCTCAAAGTCCCGCTGCACGGAGTGGAGAAAACACTCCCCAACCCATGCTTCGAAAATAGCTCCTGGCGCCTTCGAGTCTTTGAGTTTTGGCGGTTAGCCGCCTGCTTGACCGCCAAGACGCCAGGGCTCCAAGACTCTGTGTTCGCTTCCTCTTCATGCGTCGCCGGGTGGGCCCCCAGCTCTTTTGGGACTGTACCTGAATTTTTCAATCCCGCAGCGCCAAGTCCCTGGCAGAGATCCGATACCTGTGCAGCAACGCGTAGAATTGCCGGTATGTGATCCTCCTGCTGCGGAAAACCATCCTCCGCTTCCTCAGGATTTCGCCCAGGCCTTGCAGGCCGGAAAGATAGGCCCGCACCAAGGCAACAAACAGGCTGCCGGCGCTGTACTCCCTAGTCACGCCGCCCGCCAGACCGCGACTTCTCAGAATGCTGGAAAGATGCCAGAAAAAGCGCCACAAAGTAAACAGCGGAGAGATCAGCAGCAACGGCATCGGGAAAAGCTTCACGGCCACCCAGAGCCGGTTGCGTTCGACGAGAAATGCTTTTTGGGGGGAATACTTGCCGAGACTCCTCGAGTGGCGGTGGTACACCTTGGCCTCCGGGGCGTATCTGCAAATCCAGCCGCGCCAGCGCGCCCGCAAACCGAGGTCAGCGTCGTCCCCATAGGCGAAGAACTGCTCGTCGAACATTCCGATATCTTCGAGCATGCTGCGCCGGTACAGGGCCGCGCAGCCGTCCGGGAAGAAGACATCATCGCTTCGATCATGTTGTCCGCGATCGACATCCCCGGCACCCCGACCCCGATTGAGGCCGTCAGGGTAAAGCAGGTGACCGACCTTGTCGATGATCTGGCGCTGTTCGTAAAAGAGTATCTTTGAGGCCGCCATGCCCACCTCGGGATTCTCCATGCACGCGGCCAGATTGGCCAGCCAGTTGCTATCGGCGACCGCATCGTTGTTCAGCAAGGCAACGAATTCTCCCTGCGAGGCGCGGATTCCCGCATTAACGCCCCCCGCGAATCCCAGGTTTGAAGCCAGCTCGATCAGCCTCCACTTCTCGCCGCACCTTGCCTGCAGCCACGGGCGCGAACCGTCGGTCGAGCCGTTGTCGATCACAAGGAGTTCGGTAGCGAGATACGACTGGCCTTCGATGGAGTCGAGGCACTCTCCGAGATAAGCCAGGCCATTCCAGTTGACGACGATGACGGAGACCAGCCCCTTTTCGATTTTGGATTTTGGATTGGGGGTTTCAGGCTGCAAAAAGTCCTTCCCTTTGCCGGTTCATCCATCAAATGACAGGGAACTAGAAACCAATCCTATTCACAGGGGGATACGGGGCGATCGACAATCTTGAAGATCGCGTACATTCCTGGTCGCCACTCTCCCAACCCAGAATCAGCAATCCAAAATCTCACGATTTGTTTCCGAAGATCGCCTCGTGGTAGTGACGGCTGACCACTTCGGGCAGGGTTCGGTTGAAGATCGCCGGGCGGTACAGGCCCAGGCGCTGGAGCGAAAAGCTGAGCATCACCCCCAGGGTCTTGATCCCATATTTCGTGCTCACACGAAAATTGACGCTTGATGCCTCCGGGAAATAACGCGCCTGAACGGCAATTTCACGGATCTGGAATCCGTAGTTCAAGGCCTGGGCGATCATCTGCGAATCAAAGACGAAGTCGTCGGAATTGAGCAGGAAGGGGACCTTGGTGAGAAGTCTGCGGCTGTATGCCCGGAAGCCGCTGTGGCAATCGGTGAGGCGGGTCCGATAGACGATGTTTTCGAGAATCGTGAGAGCCCTGTTGGCAACGAACTTCCAGAACGGCATGCCTCCGGCAAGCGCCTGTCCGTTCAAGATCCTCGATCCCATGACCATGTCGGCCTCATTTTCCAGGATGGGACGAACCAGTTCCGGAACCAGCTTGGAGTCGTACTGGTGATCCGGGTGCAGCATCACCACAACGTCGGCGCCTTCTTTCAGGGCTTCCAGGTAACAAGTCTTCTGGTTGCCCCCGTAGCCGCGGTTCTGGACGTGGATTACGACTGAGAGCCCGAGCGCGCGCGCAATCTCCACGGTTTGATCGTGGCTCACATCGTCCACA
It contains:
- the tuf gene encoding elongation factor Tu (EF-Tu; promotes GTP-dependent binding of aminoacyl-tRNA to the A-site of ribosomes during protein biosynthesis; when the tRNA anticodon matches the mRNA codon, GTP hydrolysis results; the inactive EF-Tu-GDP leaves the ribosome and release of GDP is promoted by elongation factor Ts; many prokaryotes have two copies of the gene encoding EF-Tu); amino-acid sequence: MAKEKFDRSKPHVNIGTIGHIDHGKTTLTSAITQVLHKLDPKVAIR
- a CDS encoding glycosyltransferase family 39 protein produces the protein MPMGRQTQCLVTVLAFTAALWAVNILWLQRDTRPPVWDMALHQSYALNYVPQSREPAQAMSWASRSGNYPPFVHMTIALCFLIFHPSPHIAVLANIPATMLLFWAVYMLGWDLAGARAARWACLLTALTPYLLWMSRETVLDYWLAAWVAAGLVALRKTEGFESHSRSFLFGLTCALGMLTKWFFAAFLFLPLLYVGIRFRIWRDRARMLHLADALLVAGLGAGVWYLPNLPNLTRYFMENAQVGALEGEPRVFSFQSLIYYLRLLEGYQLFGILFLLLILAVVFTWRRRLLRDGKFLIAAVCGGWLAMTLLRTKDPRFTMPLLGPMFIVAGAWLQSWSNTRQVYVLKAGLALVLGFQAYAANFGVRWLPQEIVLAHGYSGSLRWDWNLYLQHYFHVLGAPRREDWKLEAILGKVAEDARTRNAPPDLALIPDLPRFNAMNFTLTARLRGWPVHVRHLRTQPDGVQAFDGFQYVVMTDGDQGMSWTTGFSRALSEIIVDDPRTFRLVELYILPDGSCARLYSIHRSSTEEDGPRRVDAEKDIVSSYRQSSIPCSSTRPACSALRLL
- a CDS encoding class I SAM-dependent methyltransferase, with protein sequence MINPRLKSLAEKLLPHFLVARLDPIQEIVESEAKVAAARIADGQVVLDAGAGEARHRRYFTRGRYVALDSGTGDPDWDYSHLDVQADLEHLPLGSGSVDCVLCMVVLEHTRDPRRVLSEFARVLKAGGSLFLVVPFLWEEHQAPHDYLRFTRHGVRLLLENLPLRVDLLCPMGGFFWVCARRCVSLLGFFQQGWRWILFVPLAPFFGLLLPLLLYFLDPLDQNREFSLGFRVRAIKEGN
- a CDS encoding glycosyltransferase family 2 protein, giving the protein MQPETPNPKSKIEKGLVSVIVVNWNGLAYLGECLDSIEGQSYLATELLVIDNGSTDGSRPWLQARCGEKWRLIELASNLGFAGGVNAGIRASQGEFVALLNNDAVADSNWLANLAACMENPEVGMAASKILFYEQRQIIDKVGHLLYPDGLNRGRGAGDVDRGQHDRSDDVFFPDGCAALYRRSMLEDIGMFDEQFFAYGDDADLGLRARWRGWICRYAPEAKVYHRHSRSLGKYSPQKAFLVERNRLWVAVKLFPMPLLLISPLFTLWRFFWHLSSILRSRGLAGGVTREYSAGSLFVALVRAYLSGLQGLGEILRKRRMVFRSRRITYRQFYALLHRYRISARDLALRD
- a CDS encoding glycosyltransferase family 2 protein, translated to MTTTESKIIVVLPAYNAARTLERTYADIPKDKVHQIILVDDVSHDQTVEIARALGLSVVIHVQNRGYGGNQKTCYLEALKEGADVVVMLHPDHQYDSKLVPELVRPILENEADMVMGSRILNGQALAGGMPFWKFVANRALTILENIVYRTRLTDCHSGFRAYSRRLLTKVPFLLNSDDFVFDSQMIAQALNYGFQIREIAVQARYFPEASSVNFRVSTKYGIKTLGVMLSFSLQRLGLYRPAIFNRTLPEVVSRHYHEAIFGNKS